ACGACCGTTTACTCCCTGGGATATGCGATTGGTGACATAATCCATTATAAATGCAACAGTGGTATCTACACCACGATTATAACCGATATGCCTGCCTCCTCCAAGAATTACGAAGTTGAGTTTGTCGCCTGCGCTGATCCTGACGGAAAGGGTTATGCAATTGTGAAAATCGGCACCCAGATCTGGATGGCCGAGAACCTGGCTTACCTGCCAGCTGTCAGTCCATCAAACATCGGTTCCGATTCTGCAAAATACTATTATGTGTATGGTTATGAAGGAACAAGCGTCGATGCAGCCAAAGACTCGGCCAATTATGCAACCTTCGGGGTTCTTTATAATTGGCCCGCTGCTATGGATGGAGAGGATGGCAGTAACTCTGTTCCAAGCGGGATACAGGGAGTTTGTCCGACCGGTTGGCATATGCCGAGTGATGGGGAATGGAAAATTCTGGAAAAGAACCTCGGGATGAGTCAGTTGGACGCAGATAGCATCAATTGGCGGAATTCAGGGGAGGTAGGGAATAAACTTAAATCCTCAACAGGATGGCTCGACGACGATAATGGCACCAATCTGAGTGGCTTCACTGCTCTGCCGGGCGGCTACCGCAACACTCATGGTGTATTTCGCAGCATTGATAACTATGCCCTCTTCTGGTCGGCCTCCAACACCGACACCTTATCCTGGTACCGGAATTTTGCCGGCATTGACGACGGCGTGTACCGGCACACCACCTTCAAGAGCCATGGGTTTTCGGTCCGCTGCGTTAAGGACGACTGACCTCACCCCACTCTTCCTGTGGTTATGTCACAAAGGGATGACTTCTCCGGCTCGGAGATGTCATCCCTTTGTTCTCTTTATGGTCTGCCGTTTGTTTGTCGCCATTTCAGAAGCATAATTATCATAGCCGATTTCCTTAATTCGTTTGATACATGCCGGCCGGTCTGAATTAAAAATTACTCCAAAAAGACGTGAAATGAAGTTGTTGAACTTTGTGCATGCCATGAAATCGACTTTTGTGCAATCGGCACAACTCAAATACTTATTTTCGATAGCGCAGCGTCTGGTTTTGCACCATGTCGCTTTGACATTTTCAAGACAACCGGGGCACTTGCCTTTCAAATATGTCCGGCACGCACCACAGTATAATCCGCAATAGGCTATCAGGTTCTTGTCTGTTACGATTTGCTTATTTCCCATAATTCCGTTTTTAATGACTTCATTCCTTTTCAATAGTATTCAATGTTCCGGCTGCAAATGCATCGCGGATTGTTGCCTGTGCGGGTGGGCAAATTGCTATTAAATATGAAGTATGAAGCACTAAGTATTTAATATTTAGTACTTCATACTTCATGCTTAATAGTCAGAATAAATCCGGGTTGGCATTTATGCGTTCGTATATTCCCCCGAATGGCAAATATAGTGAAAGTAATGTCCTTTTGGCTATTCCGTGAGCAACTTAATATCTGTCGCTGTGCATAGTTAAAAATAGTTGTTAACATGGGATAGTTTTGTCCAGACGTGAAAGACGCAGTTTTGTAAAGTATTGATATTCTCGCTATTAAAAAACAGGGAATTAAATTAGGTTTTCAGAAAACGATCCAATACATTTGCGTTGAAAATGGCATTAAAAAAAATAGTTTTCAGAGATGCCCATATCAGATAAAAATATATATTTGTTCTCAACGATTATTCACATCTAAATGGACGACGGACCGGCGCGATATCATTTAATTACCCTGGTATAGAAGGATGACATCCCCGCTGATGTGCTTCCTTCATATTACCATTGCAGAAAGGAGGCACATATGTCTATTCTCAAAACATTTTACCTGAGTCAGGTTATAGGTAAGAAAGTTAATGACGCAAGTGACCATTACATTGGTAAAGTCACCGATTTTCTGGTTGACCTGGTCCCCTTGCTTTCCGATACGTTCTCGGCAAGAGCCAAAGTGACCGGAATAAGGATTAAAACACATGAAGGCAAGAAAAGCTATTCCATATCAGGCTTCAGCATACAGAAAGTAAAAAAGCATCTGGAGGTCACTTGCCTAACCTTAATTGATCTTCCCAGGGAGATCGAAAATGAAGGAATTTTTCTTTGCGACTCTGTGCTGGACAAACAGATTGTTGATATAAACGGTCATAAAGTTGTACGTGTCAACAACATACGGTTGGTCACAATAGCGACAGGAATTTACGCCATAGCTGTCGATATTGGAATGGAAGGATTATTGCGGCGTATCGGCATTGATAAATTAATGCAGAATTTTACCTCATTCTTCAGGTTGACCATCCCTTCAAAATTCATTCTCTGGGATGACGTTGAAGCCATCGATTACCGCAACCTGAATATCAAGCTGTCGAAGTCATCATCGAAACTTAATACCCTTCACCCCTCCGATCTGGCAGATATTATAGAAGAGCTTGACAAGGCATCGAGCAAGATTGTATTCGAATCACTTGATGAGGAAAAAGCCGCCGATGTTCTTGAAGAACTCGAACCGCATGCCCAGGTCGATATGATTGAAAGCCTCCCCGTCGACAAAGCAGCCGACGTTCTTGAGAAAATGCCGGCAGATGAAGCAGCAGATATCATCGAGGTCCTTGAGACTGACAAAGCCGAAAGCCTTCTGACCGAAATGGAACACGAAGCATCGCAGGAAGTCAGGGAACTGTTGAAATACCACGATAAGTCAGTTGGAAGTATCATGTCAACCGAATTTCTTGCCTTCCATAAATACGACTCAGTTTCAGAAGTTCTTGCTGAACTTCGTATACAAAAACCTGAGGAGGCAACATTATACACTTTATTCGTGACAGGGCTGAATAATGAACTCATAGCTACTTTCACACTGCGTGACCTGGTCATTACCGAGCCGGATCAAAAGGTGGAATCCATCATGCATCTTAACCCGGTAGTTCTTAATGATGAGGATGACATTGATGAAATCGCCGAAGTGGTTTCCAAATACAACATGCTTGCTGTTCCTGTAACTGATCATAGAAAGAAATTACAGGGAATGGTGGTGGTTGACGATATCGTTGAAGATCTGATCAAGAAAGGCAGAACAAAACGTTAAGACACACTTTACTATGATGGCGGTATTTTCAAGAAGAAACAGATCTCTTGTCAAGAGGATTGTTTTATTTCTGACAATACTCGGGCCTGGCATTATAACCGGAAGTGTCGACAATGATGCCGGAGGTATTACAACCTATTCGGTTGCAGGAGCTGTTTATGGGTATAACCTGATCTGGACCTTAATCCCTTCATTCATAGTGCTCATCGTCATACAGGAGATGAATGCCCGTATGGGTATTGTCACCGGAAAAGGATTAGCTGATTTAATCAGAGAAAATGCCGGGGTGAAAGTGACGTTCTTCATCTTTATCGGGCTGCTTCTCGCGGATATCGGCAATACCACAACTGAATTTGCCGGTGTTGCAGGAAGCATGAATGTCTTTGGGGTGAGTAAATACATCTCCGTACCTGTCGTTGGATTTATAGTATGGATACTGGTCGTCAAAGGAACGTACAAAATTGCGGAACGGATATTTCTGGTGTTAAGTGCAGCATTACTCATGTATATTGTTTCCGCTATTATGGGAAAACCCCATTGGGGGGAGATAGGGATGTCAATCATTAAACCACAAATGGAATTTAGTACCGAATCCATCGCTTTGATCATCGGGATCATAGGGACTACCATAGCTCCATGGATGCAGTTCTATATGCAATCGGCTGTGATTGAGAAGAACCTGAAAATGAAACATTACAAATATACCCTCCTGGATGTGATAGTCGGTTGCACGGCCACTGTTGTTGTTGCATTCTTCATTATTGTGGCATGCGCTTCAACGCTCCATGAAAACAATATCACCATTCTGGAAGCAAAAGATGCAGCCATGGCTTTAAAGCCATTGGCAGGTAATCTGGCTTCAATCCTTTTTGCTTTTGGGCTTTTTATCGCCTCTATTTTTTCAGCTACAATCCTGCCTTTGGCGACAGCATTTTATGTATGCGAGGCATTTGGATTTGAAGCAGGGATTAATAAAAAATGGGAGGAAGCACGCGAGTTTTATACGCTTTACACGGCAATAATTGTGCTGGGCATGATCATCATCCTGCTACCAAATGCGCCCCTGATAAAAATCACTTTGTGGTCGCAGGTGATTAACGGCATTCTTCTGCCAGTTGTGCTGATTTGTATGATCTTGTTGGTAAATAATCCGAAGATCATGGGTAAACATGTAAACAGACCGATTAACAACATCATCGGATGGAGTGCTGTGGCCATACTGATCTTACTTTCGGTTACATTGATCCTGATGCCTTTTCTGCAAAATTTATAAAAGCCATTTAAACCGGTAAACTAAATGATGACGATTTACAATATTTGTACTTATATATCCAGATTAAGCAGAAGACATACATACCGCATAAGCTTCAGCAAGGCTTTCGATTTTTTTGTCCGCTGCCTTAGTTGATGCGTTCTAATTTTTCATACATCGCACTGAGAATCCATAATTTGTGTTGATAAGGCTGCGATAGACGGCGGTGGAATCATGTTCAATGGTGCGTATCCAGGCCGATGCTGTGCCGATACGTGTTGATGACTACCAGGATGTGGTCACACCAGCTATGTCCTGTATCATAATTCAGATTTTCCTTCAGCCAGCACTGGTTGCCGATCTGAACCGTGTTGTACGATTGCCCATGATAAACTATTAGCAGTGTCGATGGGCAGAATTCACCCAGGATAGCGGTCTTCTCATCCACCTTGCATCCGGTGTGCAAAGTGATTAAGATATATGCTATTATTATAAGTGCCGGTGATAAGGAAGACTGATTTCCCATTAAAATTATCGTTTCATAAATATACATAAAACTGATAATTTTTGATCAGAAATCCAGAAGCAATTCAAATTATCCTGATGGAAATCATCTCCTGTATGTGGAATTATGAAAAAAACTGGAAGGGTAAAATGGTGGTAAGGAAAGGATTAATTTTTAAAATCCGATATTTGTCCGTGATTAAAAATATTTTTAATTTTACATCCTTCATTCTTCATGCTTCATTTTTCGATCTTGGGGTATTAGCTCAGTTGGTTCAGAGCGCATGTTTCACAGACATGAAGTCACAGGTTCGAGCCCTGTATGCCCCACAAAACGTATCTTCTGTCCATTCCGATATCGATTTCTTAGTGTTGGATAATTACTGATTGTTTATACAGACCGGAATCACAAATCCCACTGTTGTTATCATCCCGCTTATATTGAGTTCCTCCATAGCAGGGGGAACCAGGAGGTTATAGCGGATATCAAATGACAATGATACTTTATCATTCAGCTTTATTGCCAACCCTCCACACACATGATAGCCATAAGTAAACGAATGATGTGCATGTTCAAGGCTGAGGTTTTTGTCGCTCTTTGCGCATAATCCGAAACCTCCGCCTAAATACGGAACTACCTTAGTGTCGGGAACAGGTAATTCATAGAGCAGCGAAATAAAAACCGGAACCAGATACAGATGGTGCCGGCCGGAGTTATATTTGAAGGAGTTATATCCAAATCCGGCCGACACACCGATAGTGAGGCGGGATATCAACGGAAAATCATAGCCGGCAAAAACCACCGGCGACAAGAGGTAAAATTCGCGGGCAGCTTCATCTGTAAAGTCATAGATACCGGCCCTGGCTGTCACTTTCTGTGCCTGAACCTGGATCGATATCGAAAGAATCAATACCTCACAGATTAAAATCTTCAATAACCTCATTAAAAATACCGATAGTTTTTACGTTTATCCTGTTTTCGCTGCTGTAAAAGGAGATTTTGACAAAATGGTAATAATCCCCTCCGGAACCATGATACAATGAAGCTTCCACTCCCCCTGTGGTCAGATAGGTCATCCCATCATATTCATACCTGTTGAAGACATGATCATGCCCGGCAATAACAGCTCTTATCTTTGGATGTTGGAGAAAGAGAGAGTGGAGATCATCTGCATTTTTCAGGTTCGATCCCTTGAATTCACCCTGGGGATACAGTGGATGATGCATAAAAATAAAAATATTCTGAACCGTGTTCACCTCTTTAACTGAATCAAGCTGATGTATAAGCCAGTCCATCTGACCATTTCCAATGCTCTGCTCTTCGCCTCTCCGTTCAGTATCCAGAATGATAAAGAAAGTATTATGGTTGTTGAATGAGTAATAAAAGTTGTCATTTGGCAGGTTCAGTTGTTTCCTAAGAAATTCTTCCGAAGCAGGGTCGTTGCCTTCATGATTTCCCCTGACAAAGTAGAGGGGAGTCCTGTCGGTGAGGGGCTTTGAAATATGCCAGAAATTGAGCCATTCGACTTCATTTGCAGGCCGCAGCATGATATCGCCGCAGCAAATAGCCAAAACGGGTACAGGATCGATCTTGCTGATGTTACCCACAAGCTGCCCGTATAGTCCATATCCCTGTCTTACATCGCCCATGACGATAAATGACCAGCCCTCATCACCCATTTCCTGAACATCATCCGCGCAATGAATGAAACAAACCGGCACTATCAACAGTAAAAAGATTACCAGGGAGATTTGTTTTCTTTGAGGCATTTGAGGCATTCAAACAGTACAGGTTATAAAGATAATAAAAATCACCTGATATTTCATTATATCTTTACAAATGACTTAAAGTGACCATACCTGTTATGTTAATTAACTCAAAACGAATATAATGCTAAAAAAAATTGCAATTATCTATTCAGTTCTGACTGCTATCTTATTCATTCTCGCCTGTGAGAAACTGGATGTAAAGGAGGATTTTGGTCTGGAAATGGAGATTATTGTCGCTTCTGCCACAGCCGATTTCGATGTGACAGTCATGCTGGATGCTGCTGCTGAAAGCAGCATTATTGACGAGTACAGTACACATATCAAAGACATCGAAATCCTGGAGGCAAAATATACCATTACCAATTTTGTAGGTACGGATGACCAGCAGATCGATACGATGACCATAACTGTCGCCGATGAAACAGGTGGCGGTATAGTGAATATCTCCACAATGAACAATATACTGCTGCCGCCATTGGTTGGCAAAGAAGAGGTATTGCCTGTCAATCAGGCAGG
The sequence above is a segment of the Bacteroidota bacterium genome. Coding sequences within it:
- a CDS encoding T9SS type A sorting domain-containing protein, translated to MSKSSILTVLMFISVVIYGQDLTITFTATGAATQIDNVTATNLRTNQSVTMPGDDTLILAVNTGIPSFWDLNQKGIVFPNPFSGKTTLVTNIQKPQTVYIRVQNLTGQTIVQDQIDVQSGLQNFAFSVSRTGIYLVSLTTDQGTASYKVICTNATETGNGIQYAGIEQGTDQAPSTPQFKSYTTVYSLGYAIGDIIHYKCNSGIYTTIITDMPASSKNYEVEFVACADPDGKGYAIVKIGTQIWMAENLAYLPAVSPSNIGSDSAKYYYVYGYEGTSVDAAKDSANYATFGVLYNWPAAMDGEDGSNSVPSGIQGVCPTGWHMPSDGEWKILEKNLGMSQLDADSINWRNSGEVGNKLKSSTGWLDDDNGTNLSGFTALPGGYRNTHGVFRSIDNYALFWSASNTDTLSWYRNFAGIDDGVYRHTTFKSHGFSVRCVKDD
- a CDS encoding DUF3795 domain-containing protein produces the protein MGNKQIVTDKNLIAYCGLYCGACRTYLKGKCPGCLENVKATWCKTRRCAIENKYLSCADCTKVDFMACTKFNNFISRLFGVIFNSDRPACIKRIKEIGYDNYASEMATNKRQTIKRTKG
- a CDS encoding CBS domain-containing protein: MSILKTFYLSQVIGKKVNDASDHYIGKVTDFLVDLVPLLSDTFSARAKVTGIRIKTHEGKKSYSISGFSIQKVKKHLEVTCLTLIDLPREIENEGIFLCDSVLDKQIVDINGHKVVRVNNIRLVTIATGIYAIAVDIGMEGLLRRIGIDKLMQNFTSFFRLTIPSKFILWDDVEAIDYRNLNIKLSKSSSKLNTLHPSDLADIIEELDKASSKIVFESLDEEKAADVLEELEPHAQVDMIESLPVDKAADVLEKMPADEAADIIEVLETDKAESLLTEMEHEASQEVRELLKYHDKSVGSIMSTEFLAFHKYDSVSEVLAELRIQKPEEATLYTLFVTGLNNELIATFTLRDLVITEPDQKVESIMHLNPVVLNDEDDIDEIAEVVSKYNMLAVPVTDHRKKLQGMVVVDDIVEDLIKKGRTKR
- a CDS encoding Nramp family divalent metal transporter — protein: MAVFSRRNRSLVKRIVLFLTILGPGIITGSVDNDAGGITTYSVAGAVYGYNLIWTLIPSFIVLIVIQEMNARMGIVTGKGLADLIRENAGVKVTFFIFIGLLLADIGNTTTEFAGVAGSMNVFGVSKYISVPVVGFIVWILVVKGTYKIAERIFLVLSAALLMYIVSAIMGKPHWGEIGMSIIKPQMEFSTESIALIIGIIGTTIAPWMQFYMQSAVIEKNLKMKHYKYTLLDVIVGCTATVVVAFFIIVACASTLHENNITILEAKDAAMALKPLAGNLASILFAFGLFIASIFSATILPLATAFYVCEAFGFEAGINKKWEEAREFYTLYTAIIVLGMIIILLPNAPLIKITLWSQVINGILLPVVLICMILLVNNPKIMGKHVNRPINNIIGWSAVAILILLSVTLILMPFLQNL
- a CDS encoding outer membrane beta-barrel protein, which encodes MRLLKILICEVLILSISIQVQAQKVTARAGIYDFTDEAAREFYLLSPVVFAGYDFPLISRLTIGVSAGFGYNSFKYNSGRHHLYLVPVFISLLYELPVPDTKVVPYLGGGFGLCAKSDKNLSLEHAHHSFTYGYHVCGGLAIKLNDKVSLSFDIRYNLLVPPAMEELNISGMITTVGFVIPVCINNQ
- a CDS encoding metallophosphoesterase, with amino-acid sequence MPQRKQISLVIFLLLIVPVCFIHCADDVQEMGDEGWSFIVMGDVRQGYGLYGQLVGNISKIDPVPVLAICCGDIMLRPANEVEWLNFWHISKPLTDRTPLYFVRGNHEGNDPASEEFLRKQLNLPNDNFYYSFNNHNTFFIILDTERRGEEQSIGNGQMDWLIHQLDSVKEVNTVQNIFIFMHHPLYPQGEFKGSNLKNADDLHSLFLQHPKIRAVIAGHDHVFNRYEYDGMTYLTTGGVEASLYHGSGGDYYHFVKISFYSSENRINVKTIGIFNEVIEDFNL